In Salinirussus salinus, the following proteins share a genomic window:
- a CDS encoding metal-sulfur cluster assembly factor: MTVDRELVERRLDEVVDPCSAANGTDLGLVEMGLVADIEIESAHVTVSLRLTSPFCMQIPYFVDEVEGKVGGLDGVSSVTLETDQGMEWHQGMMADSARARREERKAARIEKLEAESTAPVNES, translated from the coding sequence ATGACGGTCGACCGGGAGCTGGTCGAACGGCGGCTGGACGAGGTCGTCGACCCGTGCAGTGCGGCCAACGGGACGGACCTCGGCCTCGTCGAGATGGGGCTGGTGGCGGACATCGAGATAGAGTCGGCCCACGTGACCGTCTCGCTGCGGCTCACCTCCCCGTTCTGTATGCAGATCCCCTATTTCGTCGACGAGGTCGAGGGGAAAGTCGGCGGGTTGGACGGCGTGTCGTCGGTTACGCTCGAAACGGACCAAGGCATGGAGTGGCACCAGGGGATGATGGCCGACTCGGCGCGAGCGCGACGGGAGGAACGGAAGGCCGCCCGTATCGAGAAGCTCGAGGCGGAGAGTACAGCCCCGGTCAACGAATCGTAG
- a CDS encoding DUF4097 family beta strand repeat-containing protein: MNKNVSRREVLAGCAAAASAGLAGCASGELTASAPVTDELAADGVTSLSVDVTNGDITVRDDQRQSVKIDGQKRAPSEEDLADVGLETRREGDTLVLAADHPDDGWLPSFGTNSEVNLDLAVPESLSAVEAGTTNGDVEAEGLDADLDSETTNGDIDVRDHRRAATAVTTNGEVSLRLDEGADVTAESTNGDIEVVTPASMAAQFSLETTNGDVSVEGVDGLSVSDTDSLETVTGDGTHEVRCETTNGDITVRN; the protein is encoded by the coding sequence ATGAACAAGAACGTCTCCAGACGCGAGGTACTGGCGGGCTGTGCCGCCGCAGCGAGCGCGGGCCTGGCCGGCTGCGCGTCCGGCGAACTCACCGCCTCTGCTCCGGTCACGGACGAACTCGCGGCCGACGGGGTAACGTCGCTGTCCGTCGACGTGACGAACGGGGATATCACGGTACGGGACGACCAGCGGCAGTCGGTGAAAATCGACGGGCAGAAGCGCGCGCCCAGCGAGGAGGACCTCGCGGACGTGGGTCTCGAGACCCGCCGGGAGGGTGACACGCTCGTCCTCGCCGCCGACCACCCCGACGACGGGTGGCTCCCGTCGTTCGGCACGAACTCGGAGGTGAACCTCGATCTGGCGGTTCCGGAGTCGCTGTCGGCGGTGGAGGCCGGGACGACGAACGGCGACGTGGAGGCCGAAGGGCTCGACGCCGACCTCGACTCCGAGACGACCAACGGCGACATCGACGTGCGGGACCACCGCAGAGCCGCGACGGCCGTGACGACCAACGGCGAGGTCTCGCTCCGGCTCGACGAGGGTGCCGACGTGACCGCCGAGAGCACGAACGGCGACATCGAGGTCGTCACACCGGCGTCGATGGCCGCGCAGTTTTCGCTGGAGACGACAAACGGCGACGTGAGCGTCGAGGGCGTCGACGGTCTGTCGGTCAGCGACACCGACAGCCTCGAGACGGTGACTGGTGACGGGACACACGAGGTTCGGTGCGAGACGACCAACGGCGACATCACGGTCCGGAACTGA
- a CDS encoding VOC family protein, whose protein sequence is MHDTPIRVDHVGIAVESVEAAEPVLQALGCEKLVDDTVEGRFRWVYYTLGGASRLELIEPVAEESFLTDFLDRNGPGLHHVTFEVADIDAVIDTLEGEDIAVVDYQEFDGWTEAFVSPGNPTGALFQLMEYHESYVEETGTPAESLFIDGRPVGE, encoded by the coding sequence ATGCACGACACGCCGATCCGCGTCGACCACGTGGGGATCGCCGTCGAGTCGGTCGAGGCCGCCGAGCCGGTGTTGCAGGCGCTTGGCTGTGAGAAGCTCGTCGACGACACCGTCGAGGGCCGCTTTCGCTGGGTGTACTACACGCTCGGCGGGGCGTCGCGCCTCGAACTCATCGAACCGGTGGCCGAGGAGTCGTTTCTCACTGACTTTCTCGACCGGAACGGGCCGGGGCTCCACCACGTCACCTTCGAGGTGGCCGACATCGACGCGGTAATCGACACCCTGGAAGGGGAGGACATCGCCGTGGTGGACTACCAGGAGTTCGACGGCTGGACGGAGGCGTTCGTCTCGCCGGGGAACCCGACCGGTGCACTCTTCCAGCTGATGGAGTACCACGAGAGCTACGTCGAGGAGACGGGGACGCCGGCGGAGTCGCTGTTCATCGACGGCCGCCCGGTCGGCGAGTGA
- a CDS encoding PaaI family thioesterase has protein sequence MTGQDRPPETGAETGDEEPPPSERGSSFPEGTFNDWLGLTVEEMGDGRAVLSVAYEEFKQNPDGVMQGGVTATLTDVAGAVAVRSALEGEEVPMATTNLEVNYLRPVTDTAYATGELVRLGEANAVIDVEVESTAPSGERKTVAIGTVTYTRQ, from the coding sequence ATGACTGGTCAGGACCGGCCGCCGGAGACCGGAGCGGAGACTGGAGACGAGGAGCCCCCGCCGTCGGAGCGCGGCAGTTCCTTCCCCGAGGGCACGTTCAACGACTGGCTCGGGCTCACGGTGGAGGAGATGGGCGACGGCAGGGCCGTCCTCTCGGTCGCCTACGAGGAGTTCAAGCAGAACCCCGACGGGGTGATGCAGGGCGGGGTCACCGCGACGCTGACCGACGTGGCCGGAGCCGTGGCGGTCCGGAGCGCGCTCGAGGGCGAGGAGGTCCCCATGGCGACGACGAACCTGGAGGTGAACTACCTCCGTCCCGTCACGGACACGGCGTACGCGACGGGCGAACTGGTCCGGCTCGGAGAGGCGAACGCGGTCATCGACGTGGAGGTCGAGAGCACGGCGCCGAGCGGCGAGCGGAAGACCGTCGCCATCGGAACGGTGACGTACACGCGCCAGTGA
- a CDS encoding outer membrane protein assembly factor BamB family protein — MPTGPRRQFLQLCGAAAVASLAGCAGGDDPAEATTSMDTPVDTPGTATAPPAETVTSTAAPTAEFAAADAWTADRLSGRVDTLLLPGSGPTDDPAGPLYAATESREIARLTARKGRLEWTATARGAEERDPGLTVTERAVYAVSETFTDETLASHVEALEPATGDVRWTFEEGFFLRVLGVLGDVVVLAGEEIARHPNEIGPNQSPRGEGRLYGLDRATGEERWHVDVPELRGADVASHGAYALERSGRDTNQLRLRAVDPDGTERWSVDTGTVTPLTPLAEEGILLAGAGAEGTERGGVGRYDPADGSLLWTAGDWERGPRDLGLQDGTIHAGVGPFLALDRNGEEQFRVPYFGVPEVPTTPETLYNDGGTQIPAVDRASGTVRWRYRPADYEYTHLRAVLADHVAVDRGIGPDREVVVLGEVDGEVRGTFETPGPYLGTVGAGNRLFAGVGSDVIAYDITDDRT, encoded by the coding sequence ATGCCGACAGGTCCCCGCCGACAGTTCCTCCAGCTGTGTGGTGCGGCTGCGGTAGCGTCACTTGCGGGCTGTGCGGGCGGCGACGACCCGGCCGAGGCTACGACTTCCATGGACACCCCGGTCGATACGCCGGGTACGGCCACGGCGCCCCCGGCAGAGACGGTGACCTCCACAGCGGCTCCCACAGCGGAGTTCGCCGCCGCCGACGCCTGGACCGCCGACCGGCTCTCCGGCCGGGTGGATACCCTCCTGCTGCCCGGGTCCGGACCGACCGACGACCCGGCCGGCCCACTGTACGCCGCCACGGAGTCCCGGGAAATCGCTCGCCTCACGGCCCGGAAAGGTCGCCTGGAGTGGACAGCGACTGCTCGCGGCGCCGAGGAACGCGACCCGGGTCTCACCGTCACCGAGAGAGCGGTCTACGCGGTCAGCGAGACGTTCACCGACGAGACGCTGGCCTCCCACGTCGAGGCGCTCGAGCCCGCGACCGGCGACGTTCGCTGGACGTTCGAGGAGGGTTTTTTCCTCCGGGTGCTCGGCGTCCTCGGTGACGTCGTCGTCCTGGCGGGCGAGGAGATCGCTCGCCACCCGAACGAGATCGGGCCGAACCAGTCGCCGCGGGGCGAGGGGCGCCTCTACGGCCTCGACCGCGCCACCGGCGAGGAGCGCTGGCACGTCGACGTGCCGGAGCTTCGCGGCGCCGACGTGGCGAGTCACGGCGCCTACGCGCTGGAGCGAAGCGGCCGCGACACCAACCAGCTGCGGCTGCGCGCCGTCGACCCGGACGGAACCGAGCGGTGGAGCGTCGACACCGGAACGGTAACCCCGCTCACCCCGCTGGCCGAGGAGGGTATCCTGCTCGCCGGTGCGGGCGCGGAGGGGACAGAGCGCGGCGGCGTCGGCCGCTACGACCCGGCCGACGGGTCCCTGCTGTGGACGGCCGGCGACTGGGAGCGCGGGCCCCGCGACCTGGGACTTCAGGACGGGACGATCCACGCCGGGGTCGGTCCCTTCCTCGCGCTTGATCGGAACGGCGAAGAGCAGTTCCGGGTCCCGTACTTCGGTGTCCCCGAGGTACCGACTACCCCGGAAACCCTGTACAACGACGGCGGGACGCAGATCCCCGCCGTCGACCGCGCGTCGGGAACGGTCCGCTGGCGCTACCGGCCCGCAGACTACGAGTACACGCACCTCCGTGCGGTCCTGGCCGACCACGTCGCCGTCGACCGCGGCATCGGCCCGGACCGCGAGGTGGTGGTCCTCGGAGAGGTGGACGGCGAGGTACGTGGCACCTTCGAGACGCCCGGGCCCTACCTCGGGACGGTCGGGGCCGGCAACCGGCTGTTCGCCGGCGTCGGGAGCGACGTTATCGCCTACGACATCACGGACGACCGGACCTGA
- a CDS encoding phosphotransferase family protein has translation MSAEDDYETRIADEEALAAHLGSVLGEVDTYAVERHEGGHSNETLFVTWGDRDLVVRRPPPGETAESAHDVLREYTVLSALGDTDVRTPTVVHACEDESVIGSEFYVMEQLAGDVIRDEEPDRFGTPARRERLGEELVDALAEIHQVDYEAVGLGDFGHPEGYLERQVDRWWKQYEWAFEVTEEVRSIPAVAEVGEWLEENVPEAPTHTLVHGDYKLDNVMFGPGIPPELVGVFDWEMSTLGDPLADLGWMLHFWRDPDDPGPREGDSAPVFTEREGYPTRRELVDRYERQTGIEFENERFYRALTAFKMGGIGEMFFRRYLEGNSADPTYPLMEEQVPLRVQRAKEFIEAGDDGLV, from the coding sequence ATGTCCGCCGAAGACGACTACGAGACACGCATCGCCGACGAGGAGGCGCTCGCAGCCCATCTCGGATCGGTGCTCGGCGAGGTGGACACCTACGCCGTCGAGCGCCACGAGGGCGGCCACTCCAACGAGACGCTCTTCGTGACCTGGGGCGACCGCGACCTGGTCGTTCGGCGGCCGCCGCCGGGCGAAACAGCGGAGAGCGCCCACGACGTGCTCCGGGAGTACACCGTGCTCTCGGCGCTGGGAGACACTGACGTCCGCACGCCGACCGTCGTCCACGCCTGCGAGGACGAGTCGGTGATCGGCAGCGAGTTCTACGTGATGGAGCAGCTGGCGGGCGACGTCATCCGCGACGAGGAGCCCGACCGGTTCGGCACGCCGGCCCGCCGCGAGCGGCTCGGCGAGGAACTGGTGGACGCGCTCGCCGAGATCCACCAGGTCGACTACGAGGCTGTCGGGCTCGGCGACTTCGGCCACCCCGAGGGGTACCTCGAACGCCAGGTCGACCGGTGGTGGAAGCAGTACGAGTGGGCCTTCGAGGTCACCGAGGAGGTCCGGTCGATCCCGGCCGTCGCGGAGGTCGGGGAGTGGCTCGAGGAAAACGTCCCCGAAGCACCCACCCACACGCTGGTCCACGGGGACTACAAGCTGGACAACGTGATGTTCGGGCCCGGGATTCCGCCCGAACTCGTCGGCGTCTTCGACTGGGAGATGAGCACGCTCGGGGACCCGCTGGCGGACCTCGGGTGGATGCTCCACTTCTGGCGCGACCCTGACGACCCCGGCCCCCGCGAGGGCGACTCCGCTCCTGTCTTCACCGAGCGCGAGGGGTACCCGACCCGGCGGGAGCTCGTCGACCGGTACGAGCGACAGACCGGAATCGAGTTCGAGAACGAACGCTTCTACCGGGCGCTGACGGCGTTCAAGATGGGTGGCATCGGGGAGATGTTCTTCCGGCGGTATCTGGAGGGCAACAGCGCCGACCCCACCTACCCGCTGATGGAGGAGCAGGTCCCGCTCCGCGTCCAGCGAGCAAAGGAGTTCATCGAGGCTGGCGACGACGGCCTCGTCTGA
- a CDS encoding acyl-CoA synthetase, translating to MTYTDIYDAVSETYWPEGAWERMLEAGEPESFNLAEEALGRHAGSSETALRIRDFATGGDEAYSFDELNRAANRAANFFEGHLDRGERFGLMLPPRLELYAALFGGVKTQRVFLPLDTKFGPDALSYRMADAEATTLFTTADHLGKVESGEMPALERVVLVGEGSGSADGSRAVEGTGSIEGVEMLHYDEVERESDSYDAIRMAPTETYGMVYSSGTTGQPSQLTSEHATAVGIEPYITFVVDLLPEDTYFAAASPAWSYGLTVGTLAPGLQGTNIGAYRGRFDSEMWLDTLERWDVTNAMVAPTVFRQLRAGDVNVDAYDIDLRVLVTAGETCDGDTAAWIDEHFGTAPLDAYGLSEGGMLVCNYPFPDWEVKHGSMGKPTPGKEVRLCDGSECPPATEENPAPTEEMVFIDEPGVVGEICAYQSGGSGPMAGESPEGWQRMGDLAEVDEDGYWWYRGRADKVIISAGYRIGPGEVQETLIDHDAVEEAGVIGVDHETRGNVVKAYVTLAPGYEETPELRDELVEFAKSELSKHEYPRKLEIVDELPKTASEKIKLGELEKRHEREHGGA from the coding sequence ATGACATACACGGACATCTACGACGCGGTATCGGAGACCTACTGGCCGGAGGGCGCCTGGGAGCGGATGCTCGAGGCCGGTGAGCCGGAGTCGTTCAACCTCGCGGAGGAGGCGCTGGGACGGCACGCCGGCTCCAGCGAGACGGCCCTGCGGATCCGCGACTTCGCGACCGGTGGCGACGAGGCCTACAGCTTCGACGAGCTGAACCGGGCCGCGAACAGGGCGGCGAACTTCTTCGAGGGACATCTCGACCGGGGGGAGCGGTTCGGGCTGATGCTTCCGCCCCGGCTGGAGCTGTACGCCGCGCTCTTCGGGGGAGTCAAGACCCAGCGAGTCTTCCTGCCGCTGGATACGAAGTTCGGCCCGGATGCGCTGTCCTACCGGATGGCCGATGCAGAGGCGACGACGCTGTTCACGACCGCCGACCACCTCGGGAAGGTCGAATCCGGGGAGATGCCGGCCCTGGAGCGGGTCGTCCTCGTCGGGGAGGGAAGCGGGTCCGCGGACGGGAGCCGGGCCGTGGAGGGGACCGGCTCTATCGAAGGAGTGGAGATGCTCCACTACGACGAGGTCGAGCGCGAATCCGACAGCTACGACGCGATCCGGATGGCGCCCACAGAGACCTACGGGATGGTCTACTCGTCGGGGACGACCGGCCAGCCCTCCCAGCTGACCTCCGAGCACGCGACTGCGGTGGGGATCGAGCCCTACATCACCTTCGTGGTCGACCTGCTGCCGGAGGACACCTACTTCGCGGCGGCCTCCCCGGCCTGGTCGTACGGGCTGACTGTCGGCACGCTCGCTCCGGGCTTGCAGGGTACGAACATCGGCGCCTACCGCGGCCGGTTCGACTCCGAGATGTGGCTGGATACCCTGGAGCGCTGGGACGTGACGAACGCCATGGTCGCGCCGACGGTGTTCCGACAGCTTCGGGCGGGCGACGTGAACGTGGACGCCTACGATATCGACCTGCGGGTGCTGGTGACCGCCGGCGAGACCTGCGACGGCGACACCGCCGCCTGGATCGACGAGCACTTCGGGACCGCCCCGCTGGACGCCTACGGGCTCAGCGAGGGCGGGATGCTCGTCTGTAACTACCCGTTCCCCGACTGGGAGGTCAAACACGGCTCGATGGGCAAGCCGACGCCGGGGAAGGAAGTCCGGCTCTGTGACGGCTCGGAGTGCCCGCCGGCGACCGAGGAGAACCCGGCCCCGACCGAGGAGATGGTCTTCATCGACGAGCCGGGTGTGGTCGGCGAGATCTGTGCCTACCAGTCGGGCGGCTCGGGTCCGATGGCGGGGGAGAGTCCCGAGGGATGGCAGCGGATGGGCGACCTCGCGGAGGTCGACGAGGACGGCTACTGGTGGTACCGCGGCCGCGCGGACAAGGTCATCATCTCGGCGGGCTACCGGATCGGCCCCGGCGAGGTCCAGGAGACGCTCATCGACCACGACGCCGTCGAGGAGGCGGGCGTCATCGGCGTCGACCACGAGACCCGCGGCAACGTCGTCAAGGCCTACGTCACCCTGGCACCCGGGTACGAGGAGACGCCGGAGCTCCGGGACGAGCTCGTCGAGTTCGCCAAGTCCGAACTCTCGAAACACGAGTACCCCCGGAAGCTGGAGATAGTCGACGAACTCCCCAAGACCGCCAGCGAGAAGATCAAGCTCGGCGAACTGGAGAAACGCCACGAGCGCGAACACGGCGGGGCCTGA
- a CDS encoding nuclear transport factor 2 family protein, translated as MSRRALLVAGGVGVVAVGGGAFFLLGGDVPDDVRAVIEENAQALEAGDVDRYMETMHPESPIYDRTRSQTEALLQQVSAGELTVEVTIESADVSGDRADVEVVQTTRADISGFRDNRAHQTHELRTYQGEWRIYNSAVEDVEYL; from the coding sequence GTGAGTCGGCGGGCTCTCCTCGTCGCCGGCGGCGTCGGCGTCGTCGCGGTCGGCGGGGGTGCGTTCTTTCTGCTCGGCGGCGACGTGCCCGACGACGTCCGCGCGGTCATCGAGGAGAACGCACAGGCCCTGGAGGCGGGCGACGTCGACAGGTACATGGAGACGATGCACCCCGAATCCCCGATCTACGACCGAACGCGGTCCCAGACGGAAGCGTTGCTCCAGCAGGTCTCGGCCGGGGAGCTGACTGTCGAGGTCACCATCGAGTCCGCCGACGTCTCCGGCGACCGGGCGGACGTCGAGGTCGTCCAGACGACGCGGGCGGACATCTCGGGGTTCAGGGACAACCGCGCCCACCAGACCCACGAGTTGCGAACCTACCAGGGCGAGTGGCGGATCTACAACTCCGCCGTGGAAGACGTCGAGTACCTGTGA
- a CDS encoding DUF6159 family protein, translated as MGLFKRLKVGFGMARRSGRVLRAHPKLFVFPLAGGVSGIAFILTLFGSLFLTGPLLQDPGPALFGALFVAYLVETFVASFFTAALVAATRTVFRGGEPSIRAAMATAWQRKLPLLVWSVVAAVVGTLIKAVESQDNIVAELLAGLFALAWGVMTYFVVPVIVFRNPSVRGMFEESAGTFKDTWGESLGAMGAIDIVAFLLALVGVALGGVTYVLTAGLGTLQLLLAVLVGGSAFLVGLLLGKALNGVAKTALYLYATERTSPEYFGDMDFSRLGGDGTGAAGADIPETSGRADR; from the coding sequence ATGGGACTGTTCAAACGCCTCAAAGTGGGGTTCGGCATGGCCCGGCGGAGCGGCCGCGTGCTCAGAGCCCACCCGAAACTGTTCGTCTTCCCGCTCGCCGGCGGAGTGTCGGGTATCGCGTTCATCCTGACGCTGTTCGGGAGTCTCTTCCTGACCGGACCGCTCCTGCAGGACCCGGGGCCGGCGCTGTTCGGCGCACTGTTCGTCGCGTACCTGGTCGAAACGTTCGTCGCGTCGTTTTTCACCGCGGCGCTGGTCGCGGCCACGCGCACGGTCTTCCGCGGCGGTGAGCCCTCCATCCGCGCGGCGATGGCGACGGCCTGGCAGCGGAAGCTGCCGCTGCTGGTCTGGTCGGTGGTCGCCGCGGTCGTCGGCACGCTGATCAAGGCCGTCGAGTCCCAGGACAACATCGTCGCGGAACTGCTCGCCGGGCTCTTCGCGCTCGCCTGGGGCGTGATGACCTACTTCGTCGTCCCGGTGATCGTGTTTCGGAACCCGTCGGTGAGAGGGATGTTCGAGGAGAGCGCGGGCACGTTCAAGGACACCTGGGGCGAGTCGCTCGGCGCGATGGGGGCGATCGACATCGTCGCCTTCCTGCTCGCGCTGGTCGGCGTCGCGCTCGGCGGGGTCACCTACGTCCTGACGGCCGGGCTCGGGACCCTCCAGCTGCTGCTCGCGGTGCTGGTCGGTGGCTCCGCGTTCCTGGTCGGGCTGTTGCTCGGCAAAGCGCTCAACGGCGTGGCCAAGACCGCGCTCTATCTCTACGCCACCGAGCGGACGTCGCCGGAGTACTTCGGCGACATGGACTTCTCGCGACTCGGTGGGGACGGGACCGGGGCTGCGGGGGCCGACATCCCGGAGACCAGCGGGCGCGCCGACCGATAG